A segment of the Bacillus sp. es.034 genome:
AATATAGCAGTCATATAAGGGTTATTAATTAAAGGAATGTCCGATAGATTTATGACGGTAAATAATTCGGGAAGTAGAAATATCCCAAGTGTTCCCCCGACAATGAGGAAGCACGCTTGAACGATTCTTTTTAACATTCCCTCACCTCCTCCTACTCATTATAAACAATTTACTATTTTTGAAACGTCTAAGCCTTGAAAATTTGAAATTTAATACAACGGAAACGATTTTGATACACGTATCCCATCTTACTAGCTTCCTTAAATGAAGGCTAACACGTCTAAATCAAACTGTCAATTTTTTGAAAATGATACAATTATACCATTTCTGGCAGATATAGGCCTCTCTACCTACAGCTGTCGATCTGCAAACGTCTGTTCCTTAATCAGTTTTAATCCCTCTTTGATTTTCCTTGCCCTCACTTCACCGATCCCTTCGACTTCATCCAAATCATCGACTGTAGCCTTTACTACATGTGGGAGGGTCTCAAATCTCGTGATAAGATTTTCAATAATGACGATCGGCAGACGGGGGATCTTATTCAACACGCGGTATCCTCGGGGATAGATCGCATCATCATGATGGACATATCCGTGGTATCCCAGTAATTTTAATAGGACATTATCCTCTAATACTTCTGAATGAACAAGCTCCTGGAACTTATAGAGAAGTTCGAACGGTTTGATATTTCTTTCCTGGGAATAGTCCCTGATGATGAGCATCGCCTCATCCTCAATATCCGCCAACAGTTCATTCATCTGAAGGCGGATCAATCTGCCTTCGACACCGAGCTCACTGAGATACGTCAATAACTCGTTCTTGATCCTGAGAACCATCTCGAAACGGTGAAGGACCTGCAGTAAGTCGCTTTGTGTGACAAGCTCCTCAAACTCAAGCACGGACAGATTAGAAATGCTTTGATCGAGAACCACCTTATATTTCTCCAAGGTTTGGATCGCCTGGTTGGCTTTCGTCAAGATGACAGAGATGTCCTTTAGTGCATATCGGAAATTCCCTTGATAAAGGGTGATGACGTTTCTCCGTTGAGAGATGGCAATGACAAGGGCATTTGTTTGTCTCGCAACCCGCTCTGCCGTCCGATGTCTCATACCCGTTTCCGTGGAAGGCACGTACACATCGGGAGCCAATTGTGCGTTCGCCAAAATGATCTTCGTTCCCGCTTCATTCAGGATGATGGCCCCATCCATCTTGGCCAGTTCATACAGATAGCTGGGAGAGAATGCACAATTGATATGAAAGCCCCCGTCCAGAACAGATCTCACCTTATCATTGTACCCAACAACAATAAGTCCCCCCGTATTGGCTCTCAGCACGTTATCAATGCCGTCCCTGATCGGGGCACCCGGAGCAACGAATTGCAATATATCCGACATGGACTTATCTCTTGCCTTCTTATCTTCCATTTCTTATCCTCCTAAAATAGTTGACAGTGCTTCATTGATA
Coding sequences within it:
- the disA gene encoding DNA integrity scanning diadenylate cyclase DisA, with product MEDKKARDKSMSDILQFVAPGAPIRDGIDNVLRANTGGLIVVGYNDKVRSVLDGGFHINCAFSPSYLYELAKMDGAIILNEAGTKIILANAQLAPDVYVPSTETGMRHRTAERVARQTNALVIAISQRRNVITLYQGNFRYALKDISVILTKANQAIQTLEKYKVVLDQSISNLSVLEFEELVTQSDLLQVLHRFEMVLRIKNELLTYLSELGVEGRLIRLQMNELLADIEDEAMLIIRDYSQERNIKPFELLYKFQELVHSEVLEDNVLLKLLGYHGYVHHDDAIYPRGYRVLNKIPRLPIVIIENLITRFETLPHVVKATVDDLDEVEGIGEVRARKIKEGLKLIKEQTFADRQL